Proteins from one Malaya genurostris strain Urasoe2022 chromosome 2, Malgen_1.1, whole genome shotgun sequence genomic window:
- the LOC131430266 gene encoding uncharacterized protein LOC131430266: MATRKVELMSLSIFLVILVTIGYQHSTHGAELKERARAALLLERTQIPGQTKCQPAHPLPCPPSKFRSASGECNNFNHRYWGARGDPFLRLLEPDYADGRIKPRTSVGSHALPTPDSIIEQLQRSIPVNAIHPHVTAMLPAWGQLLAYDLVQILSPYSSFRCCRNDSSTATDEIIQCYVRTGAGCKEYKRSIPSHDPGSCQFDHRNQMNAASGFLDGSGLYGTTEKEILALRTFSTGKVDIKACLRCNEPGAIGALHTILLKEHNRIADEMYKLNAEWSDTTLFYEARRAVIAEVQHITYNEFLPIVLGSEIVSSSDLRLVGGKHYSGYYSGNRGGVFNEIAVGAIPAFLTMLPPDMYNESASAEILISSPAMQQTFVPDHASFNDEWTPISLAIQRGRDHGIPSYHKALNLCEKRFGIPYGSKLTFDDMEYFGLSPTKRKALENIYQDAEDIDLLIGGLSETATLGTVFGPTITCLLAIQFANLRSSDRFWYENDLPPSSLNLPQLQAIRRITLSGLLCEANGVSKAQPKAFIREDPYLNARLNCDQLSGLDVTAWRSETTEKVEEVIATQTPAPPELAELDAAVIKEAIDKAKDQLNERKKFEYEAWSKQGGIDAKSPAGTAASFSKANKNALIIANTSLLFELASNEILGTLHSIRRRKRQIFDNNLGAFGGDDFNNALQSIDVNQFITGSISPINLEPQCENLEAPCDTTTPFRTLTGHCNNLRSPELGQSLTVFARLLPPVYDDGISQPRSISIAGGPLPNPRTISSLIHPDISNLHTRYSLMVMQYAQFLDHDLTMTPIHKGFHESIPSCRSCDSPRTVHPECHPIPIPPRDHFYPELNVTSGERLCFPFMRSLPGQQTLGPREQINQNTAFLDGSQIYGENGCIGKGLRGFSGRLNSTIHPIRGKEMLPQTPIHPECKSASGYCFAAGDGRASEQPGLTVIHTLFLREHNRIVEGLRGVNPHWNGDQLYEHARRIVIAQNQHITFNEFLPRILSWNAVNLYGLKLLPQGYYKDYNPTCNPAIVSEFASAAFRIGHSLLRPHIPRLSPQHQPIDPPILLRDGFFKMDLFSQQPGLMDEIARGLVATPMETLDQFITGEVTNHLFEDRRIPFSGIDLVALNIQRARDHGIPAYNNYRALCNLKRAQNWEDLSREMPPEVIARLKRIYNSVDDIDLFPGGMSERPLQGGLVGPTFACIIAIQFRQVRKCDRFWYETDDPVVKFTEAQLAEIRKTTLSRILCENLDIQGDMQRAAFDLPSNFLNPRVPCSSMQQIDLSAWRENIIQGCHIGGKQVNVGDSAFPSPCTSCICTNEGPQCASLRITDCAQLAREWPRDVILRDDVCSAQCGLVLQNGGNAQGRQIPINLRQQPQRVSRSRVVQQQSAIPLTFQGFQFPDLTQFIG, translated from the exons TATATTTCTAGTCATACTGGTCACGATTGGTTACCAGCACAGCACACATGGTGCCGAACTGAAGGAAAGAGCCCGTGCCGCTCTGCTACTGGAGCGGACTCAGATTCCCGGTCAGACCAAATGCCAGCCGGCCCATCCATTGCCCTGTCCGCCGAGCAAGTTCCGGTCCGCCTCCGGCGAGTGCAACAACTTCAACCATCGCTACTGGGGTGCTCGAGGGGACCCGTTCTTGCGGTTGCTGGAGCCAGACTATGCCGATG GTCGCATCAAACCTCGTACCTCGGTCGGTTCCCATGCCCTACCGACACCGGACAGCATAATCGAGCAATTGCAACGTTCGATTCCGGTGAATGCAATTCATCCGCACGTTACCGCAATGTTACCCGCCTGGGGACAGCTCCTGGCGTACGATCTAGTCCAGATACTGTCACCATACTCGTCGTTCCGTTGCTGCCGGAACGATTCATCTACTGCAACCGATGAGATCATTCAGTGCTACGTTCGGACCGGAGCCGGCTGTAAGGAGTACAAAAGATCTATTCCGTCGCATGATCCCGGATCCTGTCAGTTCGATCATCGGAATCAAATGAATGCCGCTTCCGGCTTCCTAGATGGGTCTGGACTGTACGGAACGACGGAGAAGGAAATTCTTGCACTTAGGACATTTTCGACCGGAAAAGTTGACATAAAAGCATGTCTCCGGTGTAATGAACCTGGGGCAATCGGGGCGTTACATACGATACTGCTTAAAGAACACAACCGAATTGCTGACGAAATGTACAAATTGAATGCAGAATGGAGTGACACAACGCTGTTCTACGAAGCTCGCCGAGCTGTTATAGCGGAAGTTCAGCACATAACCTACAACGAGTTCCTGCCCATCGTTCTCGGTAGCGAAATCGTCAGCAGTTCTGACCTAAG ACTCGTAGGCGGTAAACACTACAGTGGCTATTACTCTGGCAACCGAGGCGGTGTGTTCAATGAAATCGCAGTCGGAGCGATTCCTGCTTTCCTAACTATGCTACCACCGGATATGTACAACGAATCGGCCTCAGcggaaattttaatttcgagtCCGGCTATGCAACAAACGTTTGTTCCTGATCACGCCAGCTTCAACGACGAGTGGACACCGATCTCGCTAGCTATTCAGCGAGGACGCGATCATGGCATTCCGTCCTACCACAAGGCTCTCAATCTATGCGAGAAGCGCTTCGGAATACCGtacggttcgaaactgactttcgATGACATGGAGTACTTTGGTTTGTCTCCTACCAAGAGGAAAGCTTTGGAAAACATCTATCA AGATGCTGAAGACATCGATCTGTTGATTGGCGGACTTTCGGAAACTGCCACCTTGGGTACGGTGTTTGGGCCTACGATAACCTGTTTGTTGGCAATCCAGTTTGCAAACCTGCGCAGCAGTGATCGCTTCTGGTATGAAAATGATCTGCCACCGTCATCGTTGAACCTTCCGCAGCTTCAAGCCATTCGCCGAATCACTCTATCGGGACTTCTATGTGAAGCTAACGGAGTTTCCAAAGCACAACCTAAGGCGTTCATCCGTGAGGACCCATACCTAAATGCCCGGCTAAATTGTGATCAACTCTCGGGACTAGATGTTACCGCTTGGCGTTCCGAGACGACCGAGAAAGTCGAAGAAGTCATTGCAACACAAACACCAGCACCACCGGAGCTCGCTGAATTGGACGCTGCAGTGATCAAAGAGGCAATCGATAAAGCAAAGGATCAGTTGAACGAGCGAAAAAAGTTCGAGTACGAAGCTTGGAGTAAAC AGGGCGGAATCGATGCCAAGTCCCCTGCCGGAACAGCTGCTTCTTTCAGTAAAGCCAACAAAAACGCACTGATCATTGCCAACACTTCCTTACTATTTGAGCTGGCATCCAACGAAATTCTAGGCACATTGCACTC CATTCGTCGtcgcaaacgtcaaatattcgaCAACAATCTTGGAGCATTCGGCGGAGATGACTTCAATAACGCCTTACAGAGCATCGATGTTAACCAATTCATCACCGGATCGATCTCTCCAATAAATTTGGAGCCACAGTGTGAAAATCTGGAAGCTCCGTGTGACACAACGACACCGTTCCGTACCCTAACCGGTCATTGTAACAACCTCAGAAGTCCTGAGCTGGGACAATCACTAACAGTATTTGCCCGTTTGCTGCCGCCAGTTTATGATGATGGAATCTCGCAGCCCCGTTCCATATCCATCGCCGGTGGACCCCTACCAAACCCGCGAACGATATCTTCTTTGATTCACCCTGACATTTCGAATCTACATACTCGCTATTCGTTGATGGTTATGCAGTACGCCCAATTCTTGGATCACGATCTAACCATGACTCCTATCCACAAAGGTTTTCATGAGTCGATTCCCAGCTGTCGATCATGCGATTCGCCCCGAACGGTTCACCCAGAATGCCACCCGATTCCGATCCCACCAAGAGATCATTTTTATCCGGAACTGAATGTGACCAGTGGCGAACGGCTATGCTTCCCCTTCATGCGATCCCTTCCGGGACAGCAAACCTTAGGCCCACGTGAACAGATCAATCAGAACACAGCCTTCCTGGATGGATCTCAAATTTACGGTGAAAATGGCTGCATTGGAAAGGGTCTACGTGGATTCTCCGGTCGTCTGAACTCTACCATTCATCCGATTCGCGGAAAGGAAATGCTTCCCCAGACTCCCATTCATCCAGAGTGTAAATCAGCAAGCGGATACTGCTTCGCAGCCGGTGACGGTCGAGCATCGGAACAACCGGGTCTTACCGTCATCCATACGCTGTTCCTACGTGAGCATAATCGAATCGTCGAAGGACTACGAGGTGTCAATCCACACTGGAATGGTGATCAGCTGTACGAGCACGCTCGTCGCATTGTGATTGCGCAAAACCAACACATTACATTCAACGAATTCCTACCGCGAATCCTTAGCTGGAACGCCGTGAATTTGTACGGTCTCAAGCTGCTACCGCAAGGATACTACAAAGACTACAACCCAACGTGTAATCCAGCCATTGTCAGCGAGTTTGCATCTGCTGCCTTCCGCATCGGGCACTCACTGCTACGGCCACACATTCCCCGGCTTAGTCCTCAACATCAACCTATCGATCCTCCAATTCTGCTTAGAGATGGATTCTTCAAGATGGATCTATTCAGTCAACAACCAGGTCTGATGGATGAAATTGCCCGAGGTCTGGTAGCAACACCAATGGAGACCCTGGATCAATTCATCACCGGCGAAGTTACCAACCATCTTTTCGAGGATCGTCGTATTCCATTCTCCGGTATTGATCTGGTTGCATTGAACATTCAGCGTGCTCGGGATCATGGCATTCCTGCGTACAATAACTACCGAGCGCTCTGCAATTTGAAGCGTGCCCAAAACTGGGAAGATCTGAGTCGTGAAATGCCACCGGAGGTTATTGCACGGTTGAAACGAATCTACAACAGCGTTGACGATATCGATCTGTTCCCCGGTGGAATGTCCGAACGGCCGTTACAAGGTGGTCTGGTTGGTCCTACATTTGCGTGTATCATAGCCATCCAGTTCCGACAAGTGCGAAAGTGCGATCGCTTCTG GTATGAAACCGATGACCCAGTTGTAAAATTCACGGAAGCTCAACTAGCTGAGATTCGCAAGACTACACTGTCCAGAATCCTTTGCGAGAATTTGGACATTCAAGGAGACATGCAGCGTGCGGCTTTCGATCTACCGAGCAACTTCCT TAATCCACGTGTACCGTGCAGTTCCATGCAACAAATCGATCTCAGTGCTTGGCGGGAAAATATTATTCAGGGTTGCCATATCGGCGGAAAACAAGTCAACGTTGGTGATTCTGCGTTCCCTTCGCCCTGCACCAGCTGTATCTGTACAAACGAAGGC CCACAATGTGCATCGCTGCGTATTACCGATTGTGCTCAATTAGCCCGGGAATGGCCTCGTGACGTGATACTGCGAGATGACGTGTGCAGTGCTCAGTGTGGCCTGGTGCTCCAGAACGGTGGCAACGCCCAAGGACGGCAAATTCCGATTAACTTGCGCCAGCAACCACAGCGAGTCTCACGTTCGCGAGTCGTTCAGCAGCAGTCTGCAATTCCGCTCACCTTCCAGGGCTTCCAATTTCCCGATTTGACGCAGTTCATCGGTTAA